In a single window of the Rhodamnia argentea isolate NSW1041297 chromosome 2, ASM2092103v1, whole genome shotgun sequence genome:
- the LOC115736222 gene encoding NEP1-interacting protein 1-like produces MTLSFVPGFWALQWGKVRAWCCDGVSAAVLTVSYAVSVLFLAIVGSTLGALVGVLIGVKSKNNPFYSVAVGAVAGGMFLTKVFRMSVSFWLSDDCLFGNILRLSDSTTELDAGKLVQQLLDSLTLSRLEQTPAHANNMVSEIAIDQDNVTRNSSNRFRKIIITEDHLMDSSGNRNSCSICLRDFECRDVARRLRDCRHLFHLHCIDKWISKQRSCPLCGSTVVKVN; encoded by the exons ATGACTCTAAGCTTCGTTCCGGGGTTTTGGGCTTTGCAATGGGGGAAGGTGCGGGCTTGGTGCTGCGATGGAGTCTCTGCAGCCGTCTTAACTGTTTCTTATGCGGTCTCCGTCTTGTTCTTAGCTATCG TCGGAAGTACGTTGGGAGCTTTAGTGGGAGTTCTGATCGGCGTGAAAAGCAAGAACAACCCCTTCTACAGCGTGGCGGTAGGAGCAGTTGCCGGTGGCATGTTCTTGACTAAAGTCTTCAGGATGTCTGTTTCTTTCTGGCTGTCTGATGACTGTTTGTTCGGCAACATTCTTCGATTG AGTGACTCGACGACAGAACTTGATGCCGGAAAATTAGTTCAACAGTTGTTGGATAGTCTCACGCTGTCGAGATTAGAGCAGACTCCAGCACATGCCAACAATATGGTTAGCGAAATCGCAATAGACCAGGACAACGTAACGAGAAATTCATCTAACAGGTTTCGCAAGATCATAATAACGGAGGACCACTTGATGGATTCTTCAGGAAATAGAAACTCCTGCTCAATATGCCTTCGG GACTTTGAATGTCGAGACGTGGCGAGGAGATTGCGTGACTGTCGCCACTTGTTTCATCTCCATTGCATCGATAAGTGGATTTCCAAGCAAAGATCTTGCCCTTTATGCGGAAGTACCGTAGTTAAAGTGAATtaa